One Hemibagrus wyckioides isolate EC202008001 linkage group LG09, SWU_Hwy_1.0, whole genome shotgun sequence DNA segment encodes these proteins:
- the LOC131359154 gene encoding ornithine decarboxylase-like — MTSFDNFEFSFLEEGFCARDIIDQKINESTYSDDKDAFYVADLGDVLKKHLRWARVLPRVTPFYAVKCNDSRAVVETLATLGAGFDCASKTEIQLVQSLGVEPSRIIYANPCKQVSQIKYASAHGVQMMTFDSEVELMKVARSHDNAKLVLRIATDDSKAVCRLSVKFGATLKGSRLLLERAKELGLDIIGVSFHVGSGCTDPETYAQAIADARCVFDMGAELGYNMTLLDIGGGFPGSDDSKLKFEEITAVINPALDKYFPVDSGVRIIAEPGRFYVASAYMLAVNIIAKKVNMKEQSGSDDEDDGTNDRTLMYYVNDGVYGSFNCILFDHAHVTPIVHKKPKPDERMYPCSIWGPTCDGLDRIVELCTLPDRQVGDWLLFENMGAYTVAASSTFNGFQKPDIYYVMSRSAWQCMQQIHAHGMPALVEEQSPGNMPGHCGRESTLELPAKSCAARVL; from the exons ATGACTTCGTTCGACAACTTTGAATTTTCCTTCCTGGAGGAGGGGTTCTGTGCACGCGACATCATTGATCAGAAGATCAATGAGTCCACCTATTCA GATGACAAGGATGCTTTCTATGTGGCAGACCTGGGGGATGTCCTTAAGAAGCACCTTAGATGGGCACGTGTCTTGCCTCGTGTCACACCTTTCTATGCCGTGAAATGCAATGATAGCAGGGCTGTTGTAGAGACTCTGGCAACACTGGGAGCAGGCTTTGACTGCGCAAGCAAG ACTGAGATCCAGCTTGTGCAGTCTCTGGGAGTGGAGCCCAGTAGGATCATTTATGCCAACCCTTGTAAGCAGGTGTCACAGATCAAGTATGCTTCTGCACATGGAGTGCAAATGATGACCTTTGATAGTGAAGTGGAGCTAATGAAGGTTGCTCGTAGCCATGACAATGCAAA ATTAGTGTTGCGTATCGCTACAGATGACTCTAAGGCAGTGTGCAGGCTGAGTGTGAAGTTTGGAGCCACATTGAAAGGCAGCAGGCTGCTTTTGGAGCGGGCAAAGGAGCTAGGACTGGACATCATTGGAGTCAGCTTTCATGTAGGCAGCGGCTGCACTGACCCAGAGACGTATGCCCAGGCCATTGCAGATGCACGCTGTGTTTTTGACATGGGG GCTGAACTGGGCTACAATATGACCCTGCTGGATATTGGTGGTGGCTTCCCTGGCTCTGATGATTCCAAGCTGAAGTTTGAGGAG ATTACTGCTGTAATCAACCCCGCACTGGATAAGTACTTTCCTGTAGACTCTGGTGTGAGGATAATTGCTGAGCCTGGCCGATTCTATGTGGCTTCTGCATATATGCTAGCTGTCAATATCATTGCTAAGAAAGTCAACATGAAGGAGCAATCAGGCTCTGATG atgaagatgatgggaCCAATGACAGAACTCTAATGTATTATGtcaatgatggtgtttatggaTCTTTTAACTGCATCCTTTTTGATCACGCACATGTGACACCCATTGTACACAAG AAGCCCAAGCCCGATGAGCGCATGTACCCATGCAGCATCTGGGGTCCTACCTGCGATGGCCTGGACCGCATTGTGGAGCTGTGTACCCTGCCTGATCGGCAGGTAGGAGACTGGCTGTTGTTTGAAAACATGGGTGCTTACACGGTAGCTGCCTCGTCCACCTTTAACGGCTTCCAAAAGCCAGACATCTATTACGTCATGTCCAGATCCGCTTG GCAATGCATGCAGCAGATCCATGCCCATGGGATGCCTGCTCTGGTGGAGGAACAGAGCCCTGGGAACATGCCAGGCCACTGCGGCCGTGAAAGCACCCTGGAGCTGCCAGCGAAGTCCTGTGCCGCCCGCGTTCTCTAA